Within the Miscanthus floridulus cultivar M001 chromosome 2, ASM1932011v1, whole genome shotgun sequence genome, the region GGCGTGGGCGCGAACCTGCTCGGGCAGCACTCGGCGGAGCGCAACCAGGACGCCACCACCTACGTCGGCAACCTCGACCCTCAGGTTAGGGTTCCCCACAACCTCTCGCTATTGCGACGCTTAGTAGATCCCCGCCCACGATAAAATATCCCTAAAGCACAGAATTACTTGTGTGAACTGGTGACCGGATGAGTAAGTCGCTGCTCCTTAATCGAAGGTACAGTGGCGGTGGCGCAACCATTTTGCAAGGACAGCGTGAGTGACGGCAGACGCTAGATGTTAACAAGTAATGAGACTGCGATTGAACGGTCGCTGGGAAAATTGTGCGTGTTTTGCTAGGTGGTAATGTTACAATCGTTGTTGTTAAAGTACATTGCATCTAGACTATATGTGAAGTGTACTGCTTATTTGTTAGGTTGGGATGAACATTGCTGTTTACTCTTTCAGATTCATATCAATTTCTCTGTACGCTCTATACAAATAGAACCATAGATCCGGAATACACATAGTAATCACATTGACAGTTACCTGATGGAGCACAACTTTGCTCCTTCTCCTGTATAGGAAACAATGAACATCCTGTAGTATATGGTCATATATTGTTTCTCCGGTTTCTGTAAATCCATGAACTGATGCTGATAGTTCTTCCATATCTGATAGGTTTCCGAGGAGCTTCTATGGGAATTGTTTGTCCAAGCAGGCCCTGTTGGTAAGTGGACTTTTTATGTATATATTTTTCTGTAGTGAGATGAGAGTTTTTCTGTATGTAACACTTTTGTCTTGCCCTATAATAGCATTTGTGTGTTTTGTTGCATAATTGCCTTTCAGCATTTCGTATTCTTGGTTTCTTTTGGTTTTTGACggtctatattattattattatgtaaTTGAAGTTTTTTTATTTTGGATATCAAACAAATACATTTGTTTTTGGTTTTATTAACAGAATTAACATTCTTCCATTTGTAGTTAATGTGTATGTCCCAAAAGACAGAGTTACGAATTTACACCAGGGATATGGATTTGTAGAATTCAGGAGTGAGGAAGATGCAGATTATGTAAGTCTATTATTTTGCGAAGTCATAGTTGACCTCTTATATTTCCTCTAGCAGATCGCCACATCCATATTTAGTTACCCTTTTATCTAATTGTTTGCTTTCCACAGGCCATTAAGATTTTGAACATGATTAAACTATATGGTAAGCCCATAAGAGTAAACAAGGTATTTTCCCTTCATCTGTAGTACTTTATCATTATGGCTTTGAAAAAACAAGTATCATTTGAACATAAAATGATTGTGTTTTCTTATTCCAGGCTTCCCAGGATAAGAAGAGCTTGGACGTTGGAGCAAATCTGTTTATTGGCAATCTTGATCCGGTGAAGGCCTAAATCCTACTTTCTTTATTATCCGCTCTTCAATTCATCTGAATACTGAGTAATATTTTCATGTTTGCTTTGTTAACAGGATGTTGATGAGAAGCTGCTATATGATACCTTCAGTGCATTTGGAGTGATTGTAACTAATCCTAAGGTGACACACAGCAACTTTTATCTTCATGCAAAGTTATATTGATTTGTTGTTTTCTGCTAATGATCTAGCAGCCAAGCATAATATCTGATTTACGAGCAGCAGTCTTATATAAACGCCTGAAGCAAATACAAGTGATAGTTTATGCATAGAATCAAATGAATTCACTATAGTCATTTCATAATTCAATTACTTTCAAGGTCTTGTGTCACTGGAACTTCTGTGTAACAGTGTTTAGTCATTTTGAAATTATTAAGCGCTCATCAGATGATAGCACTATCTGCTTTCATTTGTACAAAATACAATAATAGCTGAGAGATTATCCCGTTTGATATTGCTCATAGATCTTTTTGGGTATTCTGTGCATGTCCCTGAGATAAACTCATCTAACCAGTCGTCTTGTAAGATGTCATGTGTCTATTATAAAATTGATGGTTTTAGGAGTAACACATCATCTGTATGCAGTGTCTGTTATTTTCTGATGAAACTAGTTGTCACCTGCAGTAATTTAttgatcttctttttcttttgtcaaAGATAATGCGAGATCCTGAAACTGGAAATTCTAGAGGCTTTGGTTTTGTGAGCTATGACTCCTTTGAATCATCTGATCAAGCAATAGAGGTAATGTATCCATCACACTGATTTCCTGTATTTCAATTTGCAGTGGTTCTGGCTGTCTGGCATTTGTTTCATGCTACTTTCTCTGCTATATTTTTCAGGCCATGAACAACCAACATTTATGCAACCGGCCAATCACTGTCTCTTATGCTTACAAGAAAGACACGAAAGGAGAGCGCCATGGCACACCAGCAGGTAATGTGTGGTCTAATTGATCCAGTTGATTCCCTGGCTACCAGCACATGGGTTACTCTTCAGTTCACTTCAATACTTATATTTCATCCTAGTCCAAACAGTCTCCAAGCAAATTGTATTATATGTATATCCAAGACAAATTTCCATTCTTGGTCTTGAGATCTGCTTGgttcagctttaaaaaaaattgagCTGAAGCTCCGCCAAACAGGAGCTAGTTCGCGAAGAAGTTATTTTAGCTCTTAAAAACTGGATACATATGAAATTCTTGAACTGACTTATCCTTTTACATTCTAGAGTTCCTTCATGAATATTTTTACACTCACAATGATCTAATATGTTGTTTACCATTGGCAGAGCGACTGCTGGCAGCAAACAATCCAGGATCTCAGAAGAATAGGCCACACACAATGTTTGCAAGTGGTCCGCCGACCCAAGGTCTTCCAAATGGTGGTCCCCCTGTGCCACGGCCTTATGGCAATGGCACAATTCCGGGACAGATTCAACACATTCGACTACCACCTCCACCTGTTGGACAATTCCCCCCTCCAATGCAGATGCATGGGCAACCTGCTTGGCCCGCTCCTCAACAATCTATGCCTCAACAATCTATGCCGCCCCCCATGACATCGCAACTCCAGTACAGGCTCCCAGTGAGGCCACCACCACCAAATATGATGCCCCCTCCGGTTGGCATGGTAAGGCCGCCACCTCCTCCCACTGGTATGTCAGCACCACCTATGTGGAtgccacccccacccccgccACAACAAGGTGGAATGCCTCCGCCTCCCATGTCTatgccgccaccgcctccaccacCATCTGGTTAAGCACATGCAAAGGAAAGTACCGTCTGGTCAATGTGCAAGCTGTAACTGTAGACTAAGGATGCTGGTTCCTTTCATATATCTTCCCTGTAACTTGTCAACACTGGGTGAAAATGAGATTTCAGAGTTTACCTGACAGATACAACCTCAAGATTAACAACTATTTATGTTATGTTGAAGATGAATGAATTGGGATTGCCTGCTCACTTTTTGTGTTCTCTGATGCCATGATACGTTTAGAATGATCACGACGCATGTTCTGTTGCCACTGAATTATTGAAGGTGGGAATTTCAAACAAAGCTATTTGGGTCATAATTTTAGCCAACTTTTAGCTCTTAGATTAGATCGTGGTTGTGATGCACTTGATGGGAGGGTAGAAAGGTAGTTCCAGATGCTTCAGCGCTGCTAGATATGATCGGTATCACCAGTGGTGCAAGCGGCAATAGAAACTCTGTTTGAATTTATAGTCCTGATCTGATTTAGATGCTCTGTtgctatttttatatttttcatatGCCATGGCTTTTATATAGTCGACGAAGCAGTGAGTTTTGGAAATTTTGAACAAGTGTTGTAGTGTTATAGTGTTATTATGTGGCTAACCATGATTTAATCATGGTGCTACTTCTCTGTCACCTTTTTGTTGGTTGAACTTGCTTTTCCATTTCATTTTTATTCCCAGAATTATAATGTCTTAGATATCACAGAGAGACCAGAGACCAGAGACCAGAGGTAGAATGAATCGTCCATTTCTCCTTGTAAGAAGTACAGTGACTAGCCTGGCAATATCCTCCCACCCATGTGCAACTTTACACATGGTTTCTGTTGCCTGCCTACCTCCCTACtaggctgctgctactactactaccaccccACAGCTACAAACTTTCCCTTCTcccattttgctactacctttcCAATTGAGAATCATAGTGATGCTTCAGCGCTGCTAGATATATATATGTTACAACAAGCGCAAGCAGCATCCGAGCGCAATGAGGGTGATAACTGAAGAAATCAATGACAGCGCCGAGTGTGATCTGCATCTCTGATCGCCGCCGCCGTTGGCGTAGACCATCCCGAGGTAGCCGTAGCCGTTGCCGCCACCGCCAGTCCCCACGCCGGCGTAGTCGACGCCCCTGTACCCGGTTTCTTCGGCGTCGTTCCTGCCAAAACAGAATGAGTAACTCACTGCTCGTTACAAAAACAAAACACATGCATAAACAAATATACACCGCGAGAATAGCATCTACAAGTGCAAACTGAACGTGACAGTGCGTTTAAGTGCTGGTGAAGCTTAGATATCTACCACAGCTGTCACGAGCGCACAAGGAATAGGAATTCGATTCCGAGGAACGTGGTCTCTAGGACTGGGAGAGGGAGGGTGATGGAATACAACGTCCGAAAAAGCCAAAAGCCACAAGTTTTTCGCTGGGCTGGACATGGACTCTCGCCATTGGGAGACAGTGGGGGCAGGAGTGAACCATTCGGTCGTTCTGGTTGGACCGTTCCTAAAAGGCCACTTGTACTAGGATAACAATGATGCTAGCAGCAAGATTCACTATTTTAGCAAAGGACACTATTGGGATCAAGAACGCTAAAAGTGTATAGCATCCCAGTACCAGTAGAAGGATAATTGctatattctaggccatgtgCATGGACTCGTTGCTTGTTCAGATGACAGGTCTGAGTGGTCTGGAATCAAAGTGACCATCGGAGCCCGGAATCATCATAGCCAGTCATACCGCCGAGAGCAGCCTCTCCCCAACCCCAACCGGCGACGGTGCTGGTCCACATTCCACAGCACAAGGTCACTCACACACACTAACAGGACAAGGGTGAGTGGACAAGTTAACAAAAGGGCATTGTTAATTTGTTTATATATGCAAAACAGCGCAGGATCCGGGGGACAAAACCAAAACCATCGACCAGTGGCGCGCATGTGGAGGCGCAGAGT harbors:
- the LOC136538994 gene encoding uncharacterized protein, coding for MTTRIAPGVGANLLGQHSAERNQDATTYVGNLDPQVSEELLWELFVQAGPVVNVYVPKDRVTNLHQGYGFVEFRSEEDADYAIKILNMIKLYGKPIRVNKASQDKKSLDVGANLFIGNLDPDVDEKLLYDTFSAFGVIVTNPKIMRDPETGNSRGFGFVSYDSFESSDQAIEAMNNQHLCNRPITVSYAYKKDTKGERHGTPAERLLAANNPGSQKNRPHTMFASGPPTQGLPNGGPPVPRPYGNGTIPGQIQHIRLPPPPVGQFPPPMQMHGQPAWPAPQQSMPQQSMPPPMTSQLQYRLPVRPPPPNMMPPPVGMVRPPPPPTGMSAPPMWMPPPPPPQQGGMPPPPMSMPPPPPPPSG